A genomic segment from Nitrospira sp. encodes:
- a CDS encoding Ferric iron ABC transporter, ATP-binding protein yields the protein MNAMNRLEIDEQQSRAASTTRDTVDLAAARSPVLELREVSCAYELNKPAVEQITLTVQQGEILCLLGPSGCGKTTILRAIAGFEQVIAGSIALSGQLVSSRETTIPTEQRHIGMVFQEYALFPHLRVERNIAFGLGHLPRAQQKVIVDDLLTLTGLRGLEQRYPHELSGGQQQRVALARALAPRPVLLLLDEPFSNLDPDMACRMRQDLHELLRQTKTTAILVTHDHDEAFAMADRVAVLNRGRLEQFDTPEAIYHLPTTPFVADFVGQADFISGVVTNDLVVTEIGEFPNPQHVPSGTKVVVMIRPDDLHITPTKGSATHILSRQFKGSENVYTIQLPSGQILHSSESSSSIYQVGTAIALRVVATHTVLFPQQPGP from the coding sequence GATCTCGCCGCTGCGCGATCGCCCGTCCTCGAACTACGCGAGGTCTCCTGTGCCTACGAACTGAATAAACCTGCTGTCGAACAGATCACGCTTACGGTCCAACAGGGGGAAATCCTCTGCCTCCTTGGCCCGTCCGGATGCGGAAAGACCACCATCCTTCGAGCGATCGCAGGATTCGAGCAGGTCATCGCCGGCAGCATCGCGCTCTCCGGACAACTTGTCTCTTCCAGGGAGACGACGATTCCGACGGAACAGCGGCACATCGGTATGGTCTTTCAGGAATACGCCTTGTTTCCGCATTTGCGGGTCGAGAGAAACATCGCGTTCGGCCTCGGCCATTTGCCACGAGCTCAACAGAAGGTGATCGTCGATGATCTCCTCACGCTCACCGGGTTACGTGGCCTGGAACAACGCTACCCCCACGAATTGTCCGGCGGCCAACAGCAACGTGTTGCGCTTGCCCGAGCGCTTGCCCCGCGTCCGGTGCTACTGCTGCTCGATGAACCCTTCAGCAACCTCGATCCCGACATGGCTTGTCGTATGCGCCAAGATCTCCACGAGTTGCTCCGACAAACCAAAACGACAGCGATTCTCGTCACCCATGACCACGATGAAGCCTTCGCCATGGCAGACCGTGTCGCGGTCTTGAACCGCGGCAGGCTCGAACAATTCGACACGCCCGAAGCCATCTACCACCTGCCGACCACGCCCTTCGTCGCCGATTTCGTCGGGCAGGCGGACTTCATCTCCGGCGTCGTGACGAATGACCTCGTCGTCACCGAAATCGGTGAATTCCCGAATCCGCAACATGTTCCCTCAGGCACGAAGGTGGTCGTGATGATTCGCCCCGACGACCTCCACATCACACCGACCAAGGGATCCGCCACCCACATTTTAAGCAGGCAATTTAAGGGGTCCGAGAATGTCTATACGATTCAACTCCCCTCCGGACAAATCCTGCACAGCAGCGAATCGTCCTCCAGCATCTATCAAGTGGGAACGGCGATTGCCCTGCGAGTGGTGGCGACCCATACGGTGCTGTTCCCTCAACAGCCAGGGCCATGA
- a CDS encoding Ferric siderophore transport system, biopolymer transport protein ExbB, producing MDALKNAVEYGIIGLLVALSVWSVAVAVERWLYYRRVDLAQFTDAQTFEMALTKRLVIIGTVAANAPYIGLLGTVLGIMMTFHTMGTSGTMAVNTIMIGLSLALKATAVGLLVAIPCVVMNNVLRRRVAELLTTYRTQHGT from the coding sequence ATGGACGCGCTGAAAAATGCGGTTGAATATGGAATCATCGGTTTGCTGGTCGCATTGAGCGTGTGGTCGGTGGCGGTCGCGGTCGAACGGTGGCTCTACTATCGGCGTGTGGATCTCGCGCAATTCACCGACGCGCAAACCTTTGAAATGGCCTTAACGAAACGACTGGTCATCATCGGCACGGTCGCAGCCAATGCGCCCTATATCGGTCTCCTGGGCACCGTCCTGGGGATCATGATGACCTTTCACACGATGGGAACCTCCGGCACCATGGCCGTCAATACCATCATGATCGGCTTGAGCTTGGCGTTGAAGGCGACCGCCGTGGGTTTGCTCGTCGCCATTCCCTGCGTCGTCATGAACAACGTGTTACGCCGCCGCGTGGCGGAACTCCTGACCACGTACAGGACCCAACATGGAACGTGA
- a CDS encoding Biopolymer transport protein ExbD/TolR, whose protein sequence is MEREVNQINVIPLVDVMLVLLVIVLTTATFISTGQIPVNLAKAKEAGDRKDVPVVVTLTANGDLFLNDKPVPADGLKTVLLAHPRESLVVVRADKVTLLERFVSVVDEIRGLGFQSVSLEVVRL, encoded by the coding sequence ATGGAACGTGAAGTCAATCAAATCAATGTGATTCCGTTGGTGGACGTGATGCTGGTGCTGCTGGTCATCGTCCTCACCACCGCGACCTTCATCAGTACCGGCCAGATTCCCGTGAATCTCGCGAAGGCGAAGGAGGCCGGCGATCGCAAAGATGTGCCGGTGGTCGTCACCCTGACGGCAAACGGCGACCTGTTCCTGAATGATAAGCCTGTTCCGGCGGACGGACTCAAGACCGTCCTGCTGGCGCACCCGCGCGAATCATTAGTCGTCGTGCGCGCCGACAAAGTCACCTTGCTGGAACGGTTCGTCTCAGTCGTGGATGAAATCCGCGGCTTGGGATTTCAGTCCGTCAGCCTGGAGGTCGTCCGGCTCTGA
- a CDS encoding FAD:protein FMN transferase: MQMGTLVTITSVAPDRKVAQAAASAGFQEIRRLETLLSTWIASSELSLVNAAAGREAVAISPETMGVLEASIEVARLTEGGFNILVGPAVEAWSVLDRQQIPSDGDLQAARSLTDLTALHLNKSQGTAYLAKPGMRVDVGGIGKGFAADKAVAAMQRAGATAGVVALSGDIKTFGQLPGGTKFPFGIRHPRRDEAVLAYVDLQDEAISTAGDYERYFERNGVRYHHILDPLTLQPARDCQSVTVVARDGVTADGLDTGIFVMGPERGLALIERLPGVGAVIVDRDGKVWISSSLKGRVRINESSE; encoded by the coding sequence ATGCAGATGGGGACGCTGGTGACCATCACGTCCGTCGCGCCGGATCGAAAGGTGGCCCAAGCAGCGGCCTCGGCGGGATTTCAGGAAATCCGTCGGCTGGAAACATTACTTAGCACGTGGATCGCATCCAGCGAACTTTCACTCGTCAACGCAGCGGCCGGCAGGGAAGCCGTCGCCATCAGTCCCGAGACGATGGGCGTCTTGGAGGCCTCGATCGAGGTGGCCCGGCTGACGGAGGGAGGCTTCAATATCCTCGTGGGGCCGGCGGTTGAGGCCTGGAGCGTCTTGGACCGGCAACAAATCCCATCGGACGGCGACTTGCAGGCGGCTCGTTCCTTGACGGACCTGACGGCGCTCCATCTGAATAAATCGCAGGGGACGGCCTACTTGGCCAAGCCGGGCATGCGGGTGGATGTCGGGGGCATCGGCAAGGGGTTTGCCGCGGACAAGGCCGTAGCGGCGATGCAAAGGGCCGGAGCAACCGCAGGGGTCGTGGCCCTATCGGGAGATATAAAGACGTTCGGTCAATTGCCTGGCGGTACGAAATTTCCCTTCGGCATTCGGCACCCACGGCGGGATGAGGCGGTGCTGGCCTATGTCGATCTTCAGGATGAGGCGATCTCGACTGCGGGAGACTACGAACGGTATTTCGAGCGTAACGGGGTGCGATATCACCACATCCTTGACCCTTTGACGTTGCAGCCGGCGCGTGACTGCCAAAGCGTTACGGTGGTGGCTCGCGATGGGGTGACTGCAGATGGGTTGGATACGGGGATCTTCGTGATGGGTCCAGAGCGAGGACTGGCGTTGATCGAACGGTTACCGGGAGTGGGAGCCGTCATCGTGGATCGTGACGGCAAGGTGTGGATATCCTCCTCTCTCAAGGGAAGGGTCAGAATCAATGAGAGCAGCGAGTAA
- a CDS encoding FMN-binding encodes MLADMIARSFLLLLLFAFTISPVTAWAERIWDNDLKRYLTEQEMTMAEVFLTEEEAIKLMFPKSEHIRKELLRVPMDKKAVVESRIGWKFPEDAFEVYIGETGSKIDGYAFIQNTIGKHKPMTYMVGVDAQGLVSNVELLVFREARGSEVRTKRFNVQYEGKSVLDPVRINKDIINISGATMSVRSMSAGIKRVLVLVDEFYLKPIGLGSDSAAVPKSEKGFFSSLFGN; translated from the coding sequence ATGCTTGCCGACATGATCGCTCGATCGTTTCTCCTCCTGTTGCTGTTCGCCTTCACCATATCTCCTGTCACAGCTTGGGCTGAACGTATATGGGATAACGATCTCAAGCGCTACCTGACGGAACAAGAAATGACCATGGCCGAGGTCTTTTTGACCGAAGAGGAAGCGATCAAATTGATGTTCCCAAAGTCCGAGCACATCAGGAAGGAACTGCTTCGAGTCCCGATGGACAAAAAGGCCGTCGTCGAGAGCCGTATCGGTTGGAAATTTCCCGAGGACGCCTTTGAAGTTTATATCGGAGAAACCGGTTCAAAGATCGACGGTTACGCCTTCATACAAAATACCATCGGCAAACACAAGCCCATGACGTATATGGTTGGCGTGGATGCTCAGGGGCTTGTCTCAAACGTGGAACTCCTCGTTTTTCGAGAAGCGCGTGGCAGCGAGGTGCGAACCAAACGATTCAATGTCCAATATGAAGGCAAATCCGTCTTGGATCCAGTGCGTATCAATAAGGACATCATCAACATCAGCGGAGCCACGATGTCGGTCCGGTCGATGAGTGCCGGGATCAAACGTGTTCTGGTGCTTGTCGATGAATTTTACTTGAAGCCGATCGGACTCGGCAGCGATTCTGCAGCCGTCCCCAAATCAGAGAAGGGATTCTTCAGCTCGCTGTTTGGGAATTGA
- a CDS encoding Mobile element protein: MSHTPSPSTQRPYGVVRVCQEWGLSRSTCDQQCPRAKTPPATPSKRGPKTLSPDTVLTEYIRQVLVTSPFLGEGHRKVWARLRAQGIRTSKPRVLRLRRQANLVAPSRVPRVVGPRGHDGTITTERPNQMWGTDATSTVTVEAGAVTVFVGVEHCTLEGSGIHAAKRATRFEALEPIRQGVRQQFGAVAAGIATGVQVRHDHGRQYMSDEFQTELRFLGITSSPAFVRAPEGNGGAERFIRTLKEQLLWVRTFQTVEELRQALLHWLRLYNEQWLVERQGFRSPAQVRRDLLATPEAA; this comes from the coding sequence ATGAGCCACACCCCGTCGCCTTCCACGCAGCGTCCGTATGGTGTGGTCCGGGTCTGTCAGGAATGGGGCCTGAGCCGGTCAACGTGCGATCAGCAGTGCCCCCGTGCCAAGACGCCTCCAGCCACGCCCAGCAAGCGTGGCCCCAAGACCTTGTCCCCCGACACAGTCTTGACCGAGTATATCCGGCAGGTGCTGGTCACCTCACCGTTTCTCGGGGAAGGCCATCGCAAAGTCTGGGCACGGCTGCGGGCACAGGGGATTCGCACGTCCAAACCCCGCGTGCTACGACTCAGGCGGCAAGCCAACCTCGTGGCTCCCAGCCGGGTGCCGCGCGTCGTGGGGCCGCGGGGCCACGATGGCACGATCACCACCGAGCGCCCGAATCAGATGTGGGGCACCGATGCGACCAGCACGGTGACGGTAGAGGCCGGGGCCGTCACGGTCTTCGTCGGGGTGGAGCATTGTACGCTCGAAGGGAGCGGCATCCATGCGGCGAAGCGGGCCACGCGGTTCGAGGCCTTGGAGCCGATTCGCCAAGGGGTGCGCCAGCAGTTCGGGGCCGTCGCTGCGGGCATCGCCACGGGCGTGCAGGTGCGGCATGATCATGGCCGTCAGTATATGAGCGACGAGTTCCAGACGGAACTTCGATTTCTGGGCATTACGTCGAGTCCGGCGTTTGTGCGCGCCCCAGAAGGCAACGGCGGGGCGGAGCGGTTTATTCGGACGCTCAAAGAGCAGCTCTTGTGGGTGCGCACGTTTCAGACCGTGGAGGAGCTCCGCCAGGCGCTCCTCCACTGGTTGCGTCTCTATAATGAGCAGTGGTTGGTCGAACGGCAGGGGTTCCGCTCACCGGCACAAGTCCGTCGAGACCTGCTCGCCACGCCGGAGGCCGCATGA
- a CDS encoding Mobile element protein: MATALTEQLEMPEIQRLSFEERLGLLVDRERTLQENRRLARRLAMARLQLSTTLEDLDDRHPRGLDKGVIASRATGQWIRSHDNVLIVGPTGASKTYLTCALAQMACRLGFSTLYLRLPRFFRDLAVAKGDGRYGRLLRSLAKTDLVALDDWGLAPLTDEHRRDLLELLDDRHGRRATIVASQLPIDHLHSAIGEPTLADAILDRLVHNAYKITLKGESMRKRLAKVDGSRPPRIDS, encoded by the coding sequence ATGGCGACTGCCCTGACCGAACAACTGGAGATGCCTGAGATCCAGCGCCTGAGCTTCGAAGAACGCTTGGGGCTCTTAGTCGATCGGGAGCGGACCCTGCAGGAAAACCGGCGGCTGGCTCGGCGCCTGGCTATGGCTCGCCTTCAGCTGAGCACGACGTTGGAAGATCTCGATGATCGCCACCCGCGGGGCCTCGACAAAGGCGTGATCGCGTCGCGGGCCACCGGCCAGTGGATTCGCAGTCATGACAATGTGTTGATCGTGGGACCCACGGGCGCCAGCAAGACCTACCTGACCTGTGCGCTGGCCCAGATGGCCTGTCGGCTGGGCTTCTCCACGCTGTACCTCCGACTCCCGCGATTCTTCCGGGATCTGGCGGTGGCCAAAGGCGATGGCCGCTATGGGCGCCTCCTCCGGAGTCTCGCCAAGACCGACCTCGTGGCCCTGGATGATTGGGGGCTGGCTCCCTTGACCGACGAGCACCGCCGTGATCTGTTGGAACTGCTCGATGATCGGCACGGGCGTCGGGCCACCATCGTGGCCAGTCAACTGCCGATCGACCACTTGCACTCCGCCATCGGCGAACCGACGCTGGCGGATGCCATTCTTGACCGGCTCGTGCACAACGCCTATAAGATCACGCTCAAAGGAGAGTCCATGCGCAAACGGCTGGCGAAAGTGGACGGAAGTCGGCCACCTCGGATAGACAGCTGA
- a CDS encoding Integrase, catalytic region, with translation MRLIMTKELRNLHIATRHHHTINSRLAILQYAETCGFKGAARRFGLDRKTVRTWHRRWVTGGPAGLVPRHPLKRRRRLSDETVRLIEQARRDLQFGAMRTRIWLDRVHRIRVAAATIRRICRDLGYPPIRRTDPRRPRHPILFSKEQPGDCVQVDVKEVKVAGQKCVQYTALDDCTRSRVLRLYPRTYHGTSLEFFATVRQVLPFPIRKVQVDNGTEFSLIFALAVQEAGVRLRHIKPRRPEQNGKVERSHRIDEEEFWSRSTFDEFTSAAQALRVWEHRYNHDRFSMALHGLTPAEKLATFLSPPAPASPTTPCTHTGAAA, from the coding sequence ATGCGATTGATCATGACGAAGGAACTGAGAAACTTGCACATTGCCACACGACATCACCACACCATCAACAGCCGACTCGCGATCCTGCAGTATGCGGAGACGTGTGGGTTCAAAGGCGCCGCCCGGCGATTCGGACTGGACCGCAAGACCGTCCGGACCTGGCACCGCCGGTGGGTGACCGGTGGGCCCGCCGGATTGGTGCCGCGCCATCCGCTGAAGCGCCGCCGGCGGCTGTCCGACGAGACCGTACGACTGATCGAGCAAGCCCGCCGCGATCTGCAGTTTGGGGCGATGCGGACGCGCATCTGGCTTGATCGGGTGCATCGCATCCGCGTCGCGGCCGCGACGATCCGCCGGATCTGCCGGGACCTCGGCTATCCCCCAATCAGACGCACGGACCCGCGGCGACCACGGCACCCGATCCTCTTCAGCAAGGAGCAGCCAGGCGACTGTGTACAGGTTGATGTCAAAGAGGTGAAGGTTGCCGGGCAGAAATGTGTTCAGTACACGGCGCTCGACGACTGTACGCGCTCTCGAGTCTTGCGTCTCTATCCCCGCACGTATCACGGCACCAGTCTCGAATTCTTTGCCACCGTCCGTCAGGTGCTCCCGTTTCCCATTCGCAAAGTACAAGTGGACAATGGGACTGAATTCTCGCTGATCTTTGCGCTTGCGGTACAAGAAGCGGGCGTTCGGCTCCGGCACATCAAGCCGCGTCGGCCCGAACAGAATGGGAAGGTGGAGCGCAGTCATCGCATCGACGAGGAAGAATTTTGGAGTCGCTCGACGTTTGACGAGTTCACATCCGCGGCTCAGGCCCTGCGCGTCTGGGAACATCGGTACAACCACGACCGATTTTCCATGGCCCTCCACGGCCTGACGCCCGCGGAGAAATTGGCGACGTTTCTCTCGCCACCGGCACCAGCATCACCAACCACGCCATGCACACATACAGGGGCCGCTGCTTGA
- a CDS encoding Bacterioferritin, with protein MKAKEGVLGYLGKVLTAELTAVHQYLLHAALCKNWGYHRLHEHFSHLAQEEVGHSSGLIDHILYLDGTPQVDRVDAAAGGQSVAELLAADLRFELEDAELLREAIAHCSQVSDFTTRHLLEHMIIDTEEHIDWFETQLRTIKQVGLPVYLAEHIQEGKS; from the coding sequence ATGAAAGCCAAAGAAGGAGTACTCGGATACCTGGGGAAGGTCCTTACCGCTGAACTGACGGCAGTTCATCAGTATTTGTTGCATGCGGCCCTGTGCAAGAATTGGGGCTATCATCGTCTGCACGAACACTTCAGTCATTTGGCGCAGGAGGAGGTCGGGCATTCTTCTGGTTTGATCGATCACATTCTCTATCTGGACGGAACGCCGCAGGTTGACCGCGTGGATGCGGCAGCCGGAGGTCAGTCGGTCGCAGAGTTGTTAGCGGCGGATCTTCGTTTCGAACTTGAGGATGCGGAGCTGTTGCGTGAAGCGATTGCGCACTGTTCTCAGGTGAGTGATTTTACGACCCGACATTTGCTGGAACATATGATCATCGACACCGAAGAGCACATCGATTGGTTTGAAACGCAGTTGCGCACGATCAAGCAGGTCGGATTGCCGGTATACCTGGCGGAGCACATTCAGGAGGGGAAGTCCTAG
- a CDS encoding Bacterioferritin — protein MKAKQGVIELLNKILTADLTAINQYFVHSKMCENWGYGRLHHHVRQRSFDEMKDAEELIEHILYLEGVPNVQRMNTVHVGETVPEQFKADLKAEQEMLSLLSEGVVHCTKAGDFTTRHMLEDMVKDVDEHIDWIETQMETIKQVGLENYLAEQIKKDS, from the coding sequence ATGAAAGCCAAACAAGGCGTGATCGAGCTGCTGAACAAAATTCTCACGGCGGATCTGACCGCTATCAATCAATATTTCGTCCATTCGAAAATGTGCGAAAACTGGGGATATGGCCGGTTACATCATCATGTCAGACAGCGGTCATTCGATGAAATGAAGGATGCCGAGGAATTGATCGAACATATCCTTTATCTGGAAGGTGTGCCGAACGTGCAGCGTATGAATACGGTACATGTGGGGGAAACCGTTCCGGAGCAGTTCAAGGCGGACCTGAAGGCCGAACAGGAAATGCTGAGCCTCCTGAGCGAGGGGGTGGTGCATTGCACGAAAGCCGGCGACTTTACGACGCGCCACATGCTTGAAGATATGGTCAAGGACGTGGACGAACACATCGATTGGATCGAAACGCAGATGGAGACGATCAAGCAGGTGGGGTTGGAAAATTATCTGGCCGAACAAATCAAGAAAGACAGTTAG